Proteins from a genomic interval of Symmachiella macrocystis:
- a CDS encoding TfoX/Sxy family protein, whose protein sequence is MAYDEQLAERVRPLMRRRKGFSEKKMFGGVGFMLSGNMCVGVWKEFLILRLGVENYETALSDPDTREFDITGRAMRGWVMVEPAGVELEADLIDWIGQAVKFVRTLPAK, encoded by the coding sequence ATGGCCTATGACGAACAACTTGCCGAGCGGGTGCGGCCGTTGATGCGGCGGCGCAAGGGGTTTTCGGAAAAGAAGATGTTCGGCGGCGTGGGGTTTATGCTGTCCGGCAATATGTGTGTCGGCGTGTGGAAAGAATTTTTAATTCTGCGTCTGGGGGTGGAGAATTACGAAACGGCATTGAGCGATCCCGACACACGCGAATTCGACATCACCGGCCGGGCCATGCGAGGTTGGGTCATGGTCGAACCGGCCGGCGTTGAACTGGAGGCGGATCTGATCGATTGGATCGGCCAAGCGGTGAAATTTGTGCGGACTTTGCCTGCGAAATAA
- a CDS encoding O-acetylhomoserine aminocarboxypropyltransferase/cysteine synthase family protein encodes MNIETQCLHAGTEPDPTTMSRGVPVHRTSSYVFRDTEHAADLFALRELGNVYSRIMNPTHDVLEKRVAELEGGVAGLAVASGTSAIFYSVINICGMGDEIVAANNLYGGTFTQFNDILPQFGINTNFVDARDPENFRGAITDKTKLLFCETIGNPGLDVTDIEAISRIAHDHGLPLIVDGTFSTPALQRPLQQGADIVVHSLTKWLGGHGTGIGGIVVDGGKFDWASGKFPLMSEPDASYHNIRWATDLGDLTPMAYLLRMRVVPLRNLGACISPDNAWMFLQGIETLPLRMERHCENAVAVASHLSHHDSVEWVTYPGLESNPNYEKVQRLLGGKGGAMVVFGIKGGGAAGTKFIESLKMFSHLANVGDAKSLAIHPATTTHSQLTEDQQRAAGITPEMVRLSVGIEHINDILADLDQALAAAS; translated from the coding sequence ATGAATATCGAAACCCAATGCCTGCACGCCGGAACCGAGCCTGATCCGACAACGATGTCTCGCGGGGTGCCGGTGCATCGCACGAGTTCTTATGTGTTTCGCGATACCGAACACGCAGCTGACTTGTTTGCGCTGCGTGAGTTGGGGAATGTTTATTCGCGGATCATGAATCCCACGCATGACGTGCTCGAAAAGCGGGTGGCGGAGCTCGAAGGGGGCGTCGCCGGGCTGGCGGTCGCTTCGGGGACGAGCGCGATTTTTTACAGCGTAATCAACATCTGCGGCATGGGCGATGAAATTGTGGCCGCCAACAATCTGTACGGCGGAACGTTCACACAGTTCAACGACATCCTGCCGCAATTCGGCATCAACACCAACTTTGTCGATGCCCGCGATCCGGAAAATTTTCGTGGAGCGATCACCGACAAAACCAAGCTGCTGTTTTGTGAAACGATCGGGAATCCCGGACTGGATGTGACGGACATCGAAGCCATCAGCCGCATCGCTCACGACCACGGGTTGCCGCTGATTGTGGACGGAACGTTTTCAACGCCGGCCTTGCAACGTCCCTTGCAGCAGGGGGCGGACATTGTGGTACACTCGCTGACCAAGTGGCTGGGCGGTCACGGAACGGGGATCGGCGGCATCGTGGTGGATGGTGGCAAGTTCGATTGGGCGTCGGGAAAATTTCCGCTGATGTCCGAGCCCGATGCCAGTTATCACAACATCCGCTGGGCCACCGACCTAGGCGATCTGACGCCGATGGCCTATCTGCTGCGGATGCGGGTCGTGCCGCTGCGGAACCTAGGCGCCTGTATTTCCCCAGATAACGCTTGGATGTTTCTGCAGGGCATCGAAACGTTGCCGCTGCGGATGGAACGTCACTGCGAAAACGCCGTAGCAGTCGCCAGCCATCTATCGCATCACGACTCCGTCGAATGGGTAACATATCCCGGCTTGGAGTCGAATCCAAATTACGAGAAGGTGCAACGCTTGCTGGGCGGCAAGGGCGGGGCAATGGTCGTGTTCGGCATCAAAGGGGGCGGGGCCGCGGGGACAAAGTTCATCGAAAGCCTCAAAATGTTCTCACACCTCGCCAACGTCGGCGACGCCAAAAGCTTGGCGATCCACCCAGCAACCACCACGCATTCGCAACTCACGG
- a CDS encoding cyclic-phosphate processing receiver domain-containing protein, whose translation MTVDRVLMLEDEEERVVRFRKVLAKLNSALRLIVWETAHSMITEAPAELHNVAFISLDHDLYTESDIDPGDGLDVANFLVEQPPCCPVIIHTTNSPRAVYMTGALEIEGWEVIRAVPWGDNWIEEDWRYLVKEILRRPLDA comes from the coding sequence ATGACTGTTGATCGCGTATTAATGCTTGAAGACGAGGAAGAACGCGTTGTTCGTTTTCGCAAGGTACTTGCGAAACTCAATTCTGCCCTGCGGTTAATAGTCTGGGAGACTGCGCATAGCATGATCACTGAAGCGCCAGCTGAATTGCACAATGTGGCATTTATTTCATTGGACCACGATTTGTATACCGAATCCGATATTGATCCGGGAGATGGGCTCGATGTCGCAAACTTTCTCGTTGAGCAACCGCCATGCTGCCCGGTGATCATTCACACGACCAATTCCCCACGGGCGGTTTACATGACCGGCGCATTGGAAATCGAAGGCTGGGAGGTGATCCGCGCTGTCCCTTGGGGAGACAATTGGATTGAAGAAGATTGGCGATATCTCGTCAAGGAAATCTTGCGCCGCCCGTTGGATGCCTAG